In Salisediminibacterium beveridgei, one DNA window encodes the following:
- a CDS encoding helix-turn-helix domain-containing protein, which produces MNLTVEEIIHLIKTNQSKEYIHQNTDDTNDPPEEVYFGHALSAYELNYFEKEIKKKKKNSRKVKALLNEYIRKEEEAEGIDLSSSTIARILNVGPSMISNLTSGRSVGRIDILMKLAIFFRLSYEQTTELLSASGKAFNNNDLYESAIQMAIMNEKYDIEDINEILELACGDNVSIDMLDKHEIYKPMKKTSQ; this is translated from the coding sequence ATGAACTTAACGGTTGAAGAAATCATTCATTTAATCAAGACTAATCAATCCAAAGAATACATACACCAAAATACTGATGATACAAATGATCCTCCCGAAGAAGTGTATTTTGGTCATGCATTGAGTGCTTACGAATTGAATTATTTTGAAAAAGAAATTAAAAAGAAAAAGAAGAACAGTCGAAAAGTAAAAGCATTATTAAACGAATACATAAGAAAAGAAGAGGAGGCAGAAGGCATTGATTTATCCAGCAGCACAATTGCCAGGATCCTGAATGTTGGACCAAGTATGATTTCGAACTTGACATCAGGTCGATCCGTTGGAAGAATTGATATTTTAATGAAATTGGCAATTTTTTTCAGGTTAAGTTATGAACAAACAACTGAACTTTTGTCTGCTTCGGGTAAGGCATTTAATAATAATGACCTATACGAGTCTGCAATTCAGATGGCAATTATGAACGAAAAATATGATATAGAAGACATAAACGAAATTTTAGAACTGGCCTGCGGAGATAATGTCAGTATAGATATGTTAGATAAGCATGAAATATATAAGCCTATGAAAAAGACGTCTCAATAA
- a CDS encoding helix-turn-helix domain-containing protein: MKNRNINSEERILSSKLATAVKYHRNKKKLSLAEVSNRTGVSAGYLCRIENGIRRNVSIPVIQALSECLNTNFFHYLELGNDQEKELSDIEEILLDLDFTVGGEEVSSKERQLIVSTIEFVTKEMRDMHINFSKQSELLGMVKELQDEFNRSAFQNESGEM; this comes from the coding sequence ATGAAGAACAGGAACATCAATAGTGAAGAACGTATTTTGTCGTCAAAGCTTGCAACTGCTGTGAAGTATCACCGAAATAAGAAGAAGCTCTCATTGGCAGAAGTGTCGAATCGAACTGGCGTTTCAGCTGGTTATCTCTGTAGAATTGAAAACGGTATTAGGCGTAATGTTTCCATTCCTGTCATTCAGGCATTGTCGGAATGTCTTAACACGAATTTTTTTCATTATTTGGAGCTTGGAAACGACCAGGAAAAAGAACTTTCAGATATCGAAGAAATACTTCTCGATCTCGATTTTACGGTTGGTGGTGAAGAGGTGAGTTCAAAAGAAAGACAGTTGATCGTATCAACTATAGAATTTGTCACCAAAGAGATGCGTGATATGCATATCAATTTCTCTAAACAGAGTGAACTCTTGGGAATGGTTAAAGAACTTCAAGATGAGTTCAACAGGAGTGCCTTCCAGAATGAAAGTGGTGAGATGTAA
- the tnpA gene encoding IS66 family insertion sequence element accessory protein TnpA → MNRNANLRDFWEHKVKEVQKSGLSVAEWVRQNDEFTVHQVRYWIRKFKEESKSLATAEQPQTNWIPVNVDATSRPDPQMIYLTLPNDSRLEIPSGLDQSDLTNLLRAVNAL, encoded by the coding sequence ATGAATAGGAATGCTAACCTCAGAGATTTCTGGGAACATAAAGTTAAAGAGGTCCAAAAATCTGGACTGTCTGTAGCTGAGTGGGTTCGTCAAAATGATGAATTCACGGTCCATCAAGTGCGCTACTGGATTCGTAAATTTAAAGAAGAATCCAAATCACTTGCAACCGCAGAACAGCCGCAAACTAATTGGATACCCGTAAACGTTGATGCCACATCCCGACCTGATCCCCAAATGATCTATCTTACCCTTCCAAATGATAGCCGACTTGAAATCCCTTCGGGATTAGATCAGTCGGACCTCACCAATCTTCTTCGAGCAGTGAATGCATTATGA
- a CDS encoding helix-turn-helix domain-containing protein: MKRKTLTVKEISAILGIGINQTYQLVNQGIIPNKRLGNRIIIPEKSFYGKRQK, encoded by the coding sequence ATGAAAAGAAAAACACTCACAGTAAAAGAAATATCCGCAATTCTAGGAATTGGCATCAACCAGACATATCAATTGGTGAATCAAGGAATCATCCCGAATAAACGTCTCGGTAATCGCATTATCATTCCTGAAAAATCGTTCTACGGTAAGCGTCAAAAATAA
- a CDS encoding cation-transporting P-type ATPase, whose amino-acid sequence MSDQEKYWHAQSKEDVLSGLDVNQDKGLTSDQVSEKLNEYGKNELPEKESESELIKFLKHFHDVLIYILIVAAVITAVLGHYIDTAVILLVAVINASIGYFQESKAEQALEGIKNMLSLEANVLRNGSKQMIDASEVVPGDLVYLNAGDKIPADLRLLQADNLKTEEAALTGESTSTEKVTGELDEDTVLGDRENMAFSGTSVTSGTGVGIVVATGSHTEIGKINESISEVEELKTPLMKQTDRFGKQVAMFIVASSALLYVFGFFVRDYGAAELLLSIIGLAVAAIPEGLPAIISIILALGVQNMAKRKAIVRNLPSVETLGAVSVICSDKTGTLTKNEMTVTSVMTRESAYEVTGTGYSPKGEIKKDDTEVSVDEESHLKDLLKIMKTCNDAELQEDDGTWTINGEPTEGCLLTLAEKADGEVPRHDVISKIPFDSAYKYMAVLIEEEGERYIYIKGAPDRLFDMAKEGESDFDRSFWEDKMKERTTKGERVLAAGIKKVDSTKEEVDHDDLFSGVNFIGFTGIIDPPREEAIVAVEECKKAGIQVKMITGDHKDTAMAIGEQMGIGDGQKGLEGREIDEMSDEELSAAIMEYDVFARTSPENKLRLVKALQENDQVSAMTGDGVNDAPALKRADIGVAMGIKGTEVAKESSQMVLVDDNFETIVGAVEEGRRVYSNLKKTILFILPTNGAQSLLIMISILLGTTMPLSPIQILWVNMVIAVTVSLALAFEPLEEGAMNRKPRPVKTPLLTPYYIFRIAFVSLLIGGGTLLFSQNLLGADVDEAYLNSVVLQTVVIMQMFHLFNTRNEIGFAFNRNFFKNKVAFLVSGVLLGLQAFILYVPFMNVAFGTVPLGLDYWLIPIGLGIIVFTIIEIEKTITRKFVMKRNHQN is encoded by the coding sequence AAACTGAACGAATACGGGAAGAATGAGTTGCCTGAAAAAGAATCGGAATCAGAACTGATTAAGTTTCTGAAGCATTTTCACGATGTGCTGATTTATATTTTAATTGTCGCAGCAGTTATCACGGCCGTTCTCGGTCACTACATTGACACGGCCGTGATTCTGCTTGTCGCGGTGATTAATGCAAGTATCGGTTATTTTCAGGAAAGTAAGGCCGAACAAGCCCTTGAAGGGATCAAGAATATGCTCTCTCTTGAGGCAAATGTCTTACGGAATGGATCAAAGCAAATGATCGATGCTTCAGAGGTCGTGCCCGGGGATCTGGTCTATTTAAATGCCGGAGATAAAATTCCTGCTGATCTCCGCCTCCTGCAGGCAGATAATCTGAAAACAGAGGAAGCAGCCTTGACCGGTGAATCCACATCCACTGAAAAAGTGACCGGAGAGCTGGACGAAGACACTGTGCTTGGTGACCGGGAGAATATGGCTTTTTCCGGAACTTCTGTAACGTCCGGAACCGGTGTAGGTATTGTAGTTGCGACAGGTTCCCATACGGAAATCGGCAAGATTAACGAATCCATATCCGAAGTGGAAGAGTTAAAAACACCGCTGATGAAGCAGACCGACCGGTTTGGTAAGCAGGTCGCGATGTTTATCGTAGCCTCATCAGCCCTCTTATATGTTTTCGGCTTCTTTGTCAGGGACTATGGGGCTGCAGAACTATTGTTATCGATCATCGGGCTTGCCGTGGCAGCAATCCCAGAGGGTCTTCCTGCGATCATTTCCATTATCCTTGCCTTGGGTGTGCAGAATATGGCCAAACGAAAGGCAATTGTAAGAAATCTGCCTTCCGTGGAGACCCTCGGTGCGGTGTCTGTCATCTGTTCGGATAAAACAGGCACATTGACGAAAAATGAGATGACCGTCACCTCGGTTATGACCAGGGAATCGGCGTATGAAGTGACTGGTACGGGTTATTCTCCAAAAGGGGAAATTAAAAAAGACGATACGGAAGTGTCTGTCGATGAAGAGAGTCATCTCAAGGACCTCCTGAAAATCATGAAGACCTGTAACGATGCAGAGCTGCAAGAAGATGACGGGACGTGGACGATCAATGGAGAGCCGACAGAGGGCTGTTTATTGACACTGGCTGAAAAAGCGGATGGTGAAGTCCCACGTCATGATGTGATTTCAAAAATTCCTTTTGATTCAGCTTATAAATACATGGCGGTTCTGATTGAAGAAGAGGGCGAACGTTACATCTATATTAAAGGTGCGCCGGATAGGCTCTTCGATATGGCGAAAGAAGGTGAATCCGACTTTGACCGTTCTTTCTGGGAAGACAAAATGAAAGAGCGGACGACCAAAGGTGAACGGGTATTGGCCGCCGGGATCAAGAAGGTTGACAGCACAAAAGAAGAAGTGGATCATGACGATCTGTTCAGTGGGGTCAACTTCATTGGATTCACCGGGATTATCGATCCGCCTCGCGAAGAAGCGATTGTGGCCGTGGAAGAATGTAAAAAAGCCGGTATTCAAGTGAAGATGATTACAGGGGATCACAAGGATACCGCCATGGCGATTGGTGAGCAGATGGGCATCGGTGATGGACAGAAAGGGCTCGAAGGCAGGGAGATCGACGAGATGAGTGATGAGGAGCTCTCAGCGGCGATAATGGAATATGACGTATTTGCCCGCACCAGCCCTGAGAATAAGCTTAGGCTCGTGAAGGCGTTGCAGGAAAATGATCAGGTCTCTGCGATGACCGGGGACGGTGTGAACGATGCGCCGGCATTAAAACGGGCAGATATCGGTGTTGCGATGGGTATCAAAGGAACAGAGGTTGCCAAGGAGTCTTCCCAGATGGTACTCGTCGATGACAACTTCGAAACCATCGTAGGGGCAGTCGAAGAAGGCCGACGGGTCTATTCCAATCTCAAAAAAACCATCCTGTTTATTTTACCGACCAATGGTGCGCAGTCGTTACTGATCATGATCAGTATCCTGCTTGGGACGACCATGCCGTTATCCCCGATCCAGATACTTTGGGTCAACATGGTCATCGCGGTGACGGTTTCATTGGCATTGGCTTTTGAACCACTTGAAGAAGGGGCGATGAACCGAAAACCCCGACCGGTCAAGACACCGCTTTTGACGCCTTACTACATTTTCAGAATTGCATTTGTGTCGCTCTTAATCGGGGGAGGTACATTGCTCTTCAGTCAGAACCTGCTGGGAGCAGATGTGGACGAGGCTTATTTAAACAGTGTTGTTCTGCAAACCGTTGTTATTATGCAGATGTTTCACCTGTTTAATACCAGAAATGAGATCGGTTTTGCTTTCAACAGGAATTTCTTTAAGAACAAGGTGGCCTTTCTGGTTTCAGGGGTGCTCCTGGGACTGCAGGCCTTCATTTTGTACGTCCCATTTATGAATGTGGCTTTCGGGACAGTACCATTAGGTTTGGACTACTGGTTGATCCCGATCGGCTTAGGGATAATCGTATTTACAATCATTGAGATCGAGAAAACCATCACAAGAAAATTTGTGATGAAACGAAATCATCAGAATTGA
- a CDS encoding type I restriction-modification system subunit M yields MSKQTVAQSDINAVLWSAADTFRGKIDSSTYKDYILTMLFIKYISDSYKEHLAEYTEKYNGDEKRINRALSRERFVLEQSASFDYLYEQRHNPEIGEIINKALEKIEDENTGKLRGVFRNIDFNSETVLGRTKERNALLRSLLEDFNEISLKPSDVGREDIIGDSYQYMIEQFASDAGKKGGEFFTPSMLSELIARLVEPKENDRIYDPTCGSGSLLIRVSNQVANKKVAIYGQERNGQTQSLAMMNMYLHGIDDAKIEWGDTLANPLHLENDKLMKFQRIVANPPFSLEKWSMGFANDTSDDKSFVMESSLDPYRRFEWGIPPKSKGDFAFVQHMIHSLSNEGTMVTLLPHGVLFRGNSEKKIRESIIQMNLLDAVIGLPGNLFFGDVSISAVILIFKKNRPRKEVLFIDASGAECFEKGTNQNKLREIDIQRILNAYKEYETLDSFAYKASVDEIIENDYNMNIPRYFESHYNEIRINMKEVKEDIHAIKSKISDLEDKMDKYLEKLGL; encoded by the coding sequence ATGAGTAAACAAACAGTCGCACAGTCAGACATTAATGCAGTATTATGGAGTGCAGCGGATACCTTCAGAGGTAAAATTGACTCAAGTACCTACAAAGACTACATACTGACGATGCTGTTCATCAAATACATAAGTGATTCGTATAAAGAACATTTGGCTGAGTACACTGAAAAGTACAATGGCGATGAGAAGAGAATTAATCGGGCTCTATCAAGAGAGCGATTTGTGCTTGAGCAATCGGCTTCATTTGATTATCTTTACGAACAGAGACACAACCCTGAAATCGGCGAGATCATTAACAAAGCACTTGAAAAGATCGAGGATGAAAACACGGGCAAGCTCAGAGGCGTATTTCGAAATATTGACTTCAACTCGGAAACGGTTCTGGGAAGAACAAAAGAGCGGAATGCGCTACTGAGATCATTACTTGAAGACTTTAATGAGATCTCGCTCAAACCTTCTGATGTTGGACGAGAGGACATCATTGGGGATTCTTATCAGTATATGATTGAACAATTTGCCTCTGATGCAGGTAAAAAAGGCGGTGAATTTTTCACCCCATCTATGTTATCAGAATTAATAGCTCGGCTTGTTGAACCAAAAGAAAATGATCGTATATATGATCCGACTTGTGGATCTGGATCATTGTTGATAAGAGTTTCAAATCAGGTCGCTAATAAAAAAGTTGCTATTTATGGGCAAGAGAGAAATGGTCAAACGCAATCACTTGCAATGATGAATATGTATTTACATGGCATTGATGATGCCAAGATTGAGTGGGGAGATACATTGGCAAATCCCCTCCATTTAGAGAATGATAAACTAATGAAATTTCAAAGAATTGTCGCAAACCCTCCTTTTTCACTAGAGAAATGGTCAATGGGATTTGCAAATGATACTTCGGACGATAAAAGTTTTGTGATGGAGAGTTCTTTAGATCCTTACAGGCGTTTTGAGTGGGGTATACCTCCAAAATCAAAGGGTGATTTTGCATTTGTGCAACATATGATACATTCTTTATCTAACGAAGGAACAATGGTAACTTTACTACCTCATGGAGTACTATTTCGAGGAAATAGTGAGAAGAAAATTCGTGAGAGTATTATTCAAATGAACTTATTAGATGCAGTAATTGGGCTCCCTGGTAATTTGTTTTTTGGTGATGTTTCCATTTCTGCAGTAATATTAATATTTAAGAAAAATAGACCTCGAAAAGAAGTATTATTTATCGATGCTTCTGGAGCGGAATGCTTCGAAAAAGGAACAAATCAAAATAAATTAAGAGAAATTGACATTCAAAGAATATTAAATGCATATAAAGAGTATGAGACTCTTGACAGTTTTGCTTATAAAGCAAGTGTTGACGAAATAATTGAGAATGACTATAACATGAATATTCCTCGGTATTTTGAGAGTCATTACAATGAAATTCGAATAAATATGAAAGAAGTTAAAGAGGATATTCACGCAATTAAATCAAAGATAAGTGATCTAGAGGATAAGATGGATAAGTATTTAGAAAAATTAGGATTGTAG
- a CDS encoding RNA-guided endonuclease InsQ/TnpB family protein, translated as MARKKPIKVLRKKKKTVNMQRFTQKQNIGRSTLSAREFRLLQRMSHSSKALRNVGLYTIKQKYLNENKMATTKEIDSAMKADMNYWGIQSNSVQAVRRTLLSDVKSFFEALKKWKETPEGFTGRPKFPKYSRSTAKRVIEIYQVPKVDQDGYWSIPMNTAFRKRFGPLRLRMPKNLMDKNISYIEIVPKQNGRFFEAHYVYEVPMSQMKKQQTTTKALSCDLGVDYLLSCTTNQGDAFLINGKKLKSINQYFNKKISELKQKNIENGLSKRIVTNQIASLWRKRNLQIDGYLSQTVGFLFKQIKRLNVDTVVMGYNAGWKQESHLGKKNNQEFVQIPFHRLISAIENKCLKEGIRFVKQEESYTSKASFLDHDDIPVWSKGDNTMYSFSGKRLYRGFYRCENGQCIHADINAALNILRKSQVAEWDEKTKIKTPMIMDVQKRKAVA; from the coding sequence ATGGCTAGGAAAAAACCGATTAAAGTATTGCGCAAGAAAAAGAAAACAGTCAATATGCAACGGTTCACCCAAAAGCAGAACATTGGTCGCAGCACCCTTAGCGCTAGGGAGTTTCGACTTCTGCAACGCATGTCTCATAGTTCTAAGGCTTTGCGCAACGTAGGCTTATATACGATTAAACAAAAGTATTTGAATGAAAACAAAATGGCGACAACAAAAGAAATAGACAGCGCAATGAAGGCCGATATGAACTATTGGGGCATTCAATCCAACTCCGTACAAGCGGTTCGAAGAACCTTACTCAGTGACGTAAAGAGCTTCTTCGAAGCGTTAAAGAAGTGGAAAGAAACCCCTGAAGGTTTCACAGGTCGCCCAAAGTTCCCAAAGTATTCTCGTTCCACGGCTAAACGCGTCATCGAAATCTATCAAGTTCCCAAAGTGGATCAGGATGGATATTGGAGCATTCCAATGAATACTGCTTTCAGAAAACGTTTTGGTCCCTTAAGACTGAGAATGCCAAAGAATTTAATGGATAAAAACATTTCTTACATTGAAATTGTGCCAAAGCAAAACGGTCGGTTCTTTGAGGCTCATTATGTATACGAAGTACCTATGTCTCAAATGAAGAAACAACAAACGACGACAAAAGCTTTGAGTTGCGATTTAGGTGTAGATTATCTTCTTAGTTGTACAACGAATCAAGGAGACGCCTTTTTGATTAATGGAAAGAAGTTAAAATCCATCAATCAGTACTTCAACAAAAAGATAAGCGAATTAAAACAGAAAAACATCGAAAACGGCTTGTCGAAACGCATAGTGACAAACCAAATCGCTTCTCTTTGGCGTAAACGAAATCTCCAAATAGACGGCTACCTTTCACAAACCGTAGGTTTTTTGTTCAAACAGATAAAACGACTGAACGTCGATACCGTGGTAATGGGTTATAATGCCGGTTGGAAACAAGAATCGCATTTAGGGAAGAAAAACAATCAAGAGTTCGTACAAATTCCTTTCCACAGATTGATTTCGGCTATTGAGAACAAGTGTCTCAAGGAAGGCATCCGTTTCGTTAAGCAGGAAGAGAGCTACACGTCTAAAGCTAGTTTTCTGGATCATGACGATATTCCGGTTTGGTCAAAAGGCGATAACACGATGTACTCCTTTAGTGGGAAGCGCCTATATCGCGGCTTCTATCGCTGTGAAAACGGACAATGCATCCATGCCGACATTAATGCAGCATTAAATATCCTTCGGAAATCCCAAGTAGCAGAATGGGATGAAAAAACGAAAATAAAAACGCCCATGATCATGGACGTTCAAAAACGTAAAGCTGTTGCTTAG
- the tnpB gene encoding IS66 family insertion sequence element accessory protein TnpB (TnpB, as the term is used for proteins encoded by IS66 family insertion elements, is considered an accessory protein, since TnpC, encoded by a neighboring gene, is a DDE family transposase.), with the protein MMSHAQPKQVFLAKGATDLRKSIDGLAAIVQEGFQLNPFSPSFFVFCNRQRDKIKILHWDHNGFWLYYRRLEKGTFPWPKADDHQPLLITDRQLRWLLDGLPIDQKGAHRKLSPEKVV; encoded by the coding sequence ATGATGTCTCATGCTCAGCCTAAACAAGTCTTCCTTGCAAAAGGTGCAACAGATTTACGGAAATCCATCGACGGATTAGCTGCCATTGTGCAGGAAGGGTTCCAACTGAATCCTTTCTCACCGTCGTTCTTTGTCTTCTGTAACAGACAAAGGGATAAGATTAAAATCTTGCATTGGGATCATAATGGTTTCTGGCTTTATTATCGCCGCCTTGAAAAAGGGACGTTTCCTTGGCCCAAAGCAGATGACCATCAACCCTTACTCATTACAGACAGGCAGTTAAGATGGCTTCTGGATGGGCTTCCGATTGATCAAAAAGGAGCCCACAGAAAGTTATCTCCTGAAAAAGTTGTATAA
- the tnpC gene encoding IS66 family transposase: MKKSSAISPKTTEHLEDRVSKLEREKAELELQLKWYKEQLSLQQRQKFGKSSEKTDPDQLELPLFNEAEQEQHPSEEEPTVESITYERKKKRKVRKDLTENLPSKTIEHTLPVEDQVCSCCNGKLHTMKQQVKEELEIIPAEVKVIRYVTYLYSCRDCEKNGTGNPIVKAPVPERAFPGSLASPSMVSYIMDQKFVQGTPLYRQEQAFNRLGVPLSRQTLSNWILEGSEQWLEPIYDRMVETLTLLDVLHADETTVQVLKEDGKEASSTSYMWLYRSGMSSVPIVIYDYQPGRASKYPIRFLEGFKGYLHVDGYGGYHGLKPKVELVGCWAHARRKFVDAVKSLPDDGSTTKSSAQEGLDFINQLYRIEKHIQEERLSPEKVYDVRQKRSKPVLEAYSAWLQTMRAKTLPKTLLGKAIVYSINQMDHLRNFLKDGRLDIDNNRAERSIKPFVIGRKNWLFSNTPRGAKSSSVIYSIIETAKENRLKPQAYLDYLFEHLPNSKQSEMDQFLPWSESLPEEIRIK; the protein is encoded by the coding sequence ATGAAAAAATCTTCTGCGATCTCACCCAAAACAACTGAACATCTCGAAGACCGTGTCTCGAAACTTGAACGGGAAAAGGCTGAACTTGAACTTCAACTCAAATGGTACAAGGAACAGCTCAGCCTCCAGCAAAGACAAAAATTCGGTAAGTCCAGTGAAAAAACGGATCCGGATCAGCTGGAGCTGCCTCTGTTTAATGAAGCAGAGCAAGAACAACATCCGTCCGAAGAAGAACCAACGGTCGAATCGATTACATATGAACGTAAGAAAAAGCGCAAAGTCCGAAAGGACCTTACAGAAAACCTTCCATCAAAAACCATTGAGCATACACTCCCGGTTGAGGATCAGGTTTGTTCGTGCTGCAATGGAAAGCTCCATACAATGAAGCAACAAGTCAAAGAAGAATTGGAAATCATTCCGGCAGAGGTTAAAGTAATTCGATATGTTACCTATCTATACAGTTGCAGAGACTGTGAGAAAAACGGTACGGGAAACCCGATTGTTAAAGCACCTGTTCCAGAGCGGGCATTCCCAGGAAGCCTTGCTTCACCATCGATGGTCTCTTACATCATGGACCAGAAATTTGTTCAGGGGACGCCGCTTTATCGCCAGGAACAGGCATTCAATCGTTTGGGTGTTCCTTTATCAAGGCAGACCCTTTCAAATTGGATTCTTGAAGGTTCTGAACAGTGGCTGGAACCGATCTACGATCGGATGGTTGAGACTTTAACATTGCTCGATGTTCTTCATGCCGATGAAACGACTGTTCAAGTTCTCAAAGAGGATGGGAAGGAAGCGAGCTCTACCTCCTATATGTGGTTGTACCGATCAGGCATGAGCAGTGTGCCGATTGTGATCTACGACTATCAACCCGGACGCGCCAGTAAATATCCAATTCGTTTCCTTGAAGGATTTAAAGGATACTTGCACGTAGACGGATATGGAGGCTATCACGGCTTAAAACCGAAAGTCGAACTTGTTGGGTGCTGGGCTCATGCACGCAGGAAATTCGTAGATGCTGTGAAATCCTTACCTGATGATGGTTCGACAACCAAAAGTTCTGCACAGGAGGGTCTGGATTTTATCAACCAGCTCTATCGCATCGAAAAGCATATACAGGAAGAGCGCCTCTCTCCGGAAAAAGTCTATGACGTTCGTCAAAAACGTTCAAAACCTGTTTTGGAGGCTTATTCAGCATGGCTTCAAACGATGCGAGCCAAAACCTTACCGAAAACGCTCCTTGGAAAAGCCATTGTTTATTCTATCAATCAAATGGATCACCTGAGAAACTTCTTAAAGGATGGCCGCCTTGATATAGATAACAACAGAGCTGAGCGCAGCATAAAACCTTTTGTGATTGGAAGAAAAAACTGGCTGTTCTCCAATACACCGCGAGGTGCAAAGAGCAGTAGTGTTATTTACAGTATCATTGAGACAGCAAAAGAGAATCGTTTAAAGCCTCAAGCTTATCTGGATTACTTGTTTGAACATTTGCCCAATAGCAAGCAATCTGAAATGGATCAGTTTCTACCCTGGTCAGAATCATTACCAGAGGAAATTCGGATCAAATAA
- a CDS encoding site-specific integrase, translated as MKGTVKHEGSSWYFQVTLGKKTDGSRNQVKTRGFKTEKEAQQALRRAIMEYEDGLYVHPSKMFYKDLAKEYMVYKKPRISSVTYECYSHLFKSIILPFLGEVKLNNIKPQLIYQFYGKMNDDSFAGATRAKVHDLLKDSFQYALNLQHIKISPMETVERPKKGTRDITVWNSEQINEFLSLAENSPYFIVYYIALVTGMRQGEILGLRWEDIDFESGTIFITQTRKTDGKLQYGAKNKSSMRSLTLASSQIDVLLSHYEKQQEQKRQSEDVYSDENLVAASEVGTSINPSNLRRNLKKLISKSNLPSIRFHDLRHTHATLLLTLKQNPKVVAERLGHSNVKTTLDTYSHLLPNVQKEVSSEVAEAIRFQF; from the coding sequence ATGAAAGGCACAGTTAAGCATGAAGGGTCGTCCTGGTATTTTCAAGTCACACTCGGTAAAAAAACTGATGGGAGCAGAAATCAAGTGAAGACCCGTGGATTCAAAACCGAAAAAGAAGCTCAGCAAGCATTAAGAAGGGCTATAATGGAGTACGAAGATGGCCTATATGTTCACCCAAGTAAGATGTTTTACAAAGACCTCGCTAAAGAATATATGGTGTACAAAAAACCGAGGATTTCATCAGTAACTTACGAATGCTACTCACACCTATTCAAATCAATCATCCTTCCATTTTTAGGAGAGGTAAAGCTTAACAACATAAAGCCCCAATTAATTTACCAGTTTTACGGAAAAATGAACGATGATTCATTCGCAGGAGCAACAAGGGCAAAAGTTCATGACCTTCTGAAAGATTCTTTCCAGTATGCTCTTAACTTGCAACACATTAAAATCAGTCCAATGGAAACAGTTGAACGCCCTAAAAAAGGAACAAGGGATATAACCGTCTGGAATTCAGAGCAGATCAATGAATTCCTTTCCCTCGCAGAAAATTCCCCATATTTCATCGTGTATTATATCGCTTTGGTTACAGGCATGAGACAGGGCGAAATTCTAGGGTTGCGTTGGGAAGATATTGATTTTGAATCGGGTACAATCTTCATTACACAAACCAGAAAAACTGATGGAAAGCTTCAATATGGAGCTAAAAATAAATCATCAATGCGTTCTTTAACGCTTGCTTCTTCTCAAATTGACGTTTTGCTCTCACATTACGAAAAACAACAAGAACAAAAGAGGCAATCCGAAGATGTCTATTCTGATGAAAATCTAGTTGCTGCTTCTGAAGTTGGAACATCCATTAACCCAAGCAACTTGCGAAGAAATTTAAAGAAACTCATCAGTAAATCAAATCTTCCTTCAATACGCTTCCATGACCTGCGTCATACCCATGCTACCCTCCTGTTGACTTTGAAACAGAATCCAAAAGTAGTTGCAGAACGACTAGGTCATTCTAATGTAAAAACGACTCTCGACACATATTCTCACCTGTTACCAAACGTTCAGAAAGAAGTATCCTCGGAAGTGGCAGAAGCGATCCGATTTCAATTCTAA